A single region of the Neodiprion pinetum isolate iyNeoPine1 chromosome 5, iyNeoPine1.2, whole genome shotgun sequence genome encodes:
- the LOC124219094 gene encoding trypsin-3-like, whose translation MKSSPISAVTFVLILVSLVEAKSSNLEANDRRVARVSLEITETPYITQIRRADGSLICSGAVLNFLYILTTASCVNGYEADDLTVVVGTDGLNAGTFYSLTNVISHENFVPDDRDRLNDIAMLKLARYLRYNTAVRPIPIPEIHETEIGREGSSAVASGWSISSTLKKIRRVINGANECRRSYASLGVSVNDDYICATTVVSENDEDGNDGSPLVQDSKLIGLKSWSTSGFPDVYTRVAHYRDWIEENNLA comes from the exons ATGAAGTCGTCGCCGATATCCGCTGTCACCTTCGTCCTGATCTTGGTTTCACTCGTCGAAG CCAAGTCGTCGAACCTCGAAGCCAATGACCGACGAGTGGCTCGTGTGTCTCTAGAAATTACAGAAACGCCGTACATC ACTCAAATTCGAAGAGCTGATGGTAGTTTAATCTGCAGTGGAGCCGTTCTCAACTTTCTCTATATCCTAACGACCGCCAGCTGCGTAAACGG ATACGAAGCGGATGATCTAACCGTCGTCGTTGGCACGGATGGTTTGAATGCCGGGACTTTTTACTCTCTCACAAACGTAATCAGTCATGAAAATTTCGTCCCGGATGATCGCGATCGGCTCAACGACATCGCCATGCTCAAG TTGGCCCGTTATCTGAGATACAATACAGCCGTTCGTCCAATTCCAATTCCTGAGATACATGAGACGGAAATTGGTCGGGAAGGCTCAAGTGCTGTAGCATCTGGATGG agTATTTCTAGCACGCTGAAGAAAATCAGGCGAGTCATAAACGGCGCCAACGAATGTCGACGGTCTTACGCATCTCTTGGCGTGTCGGTAAACGATGATTACATCTGCGCAACAACCGTCGTCTCAGAAAATGACGAGGAC GGCAACGACGGCTCTCCTTTGGTTCAGGACTCAAAATTGATCGGACTCAAGTCTTGGTCGACTTCCGGATTCCCTGACGTTTACACTCGAGTGGCTCATTACCGCGATTGGATTGAGGAAAACAATCTAGCATAA